One genomic region from Burkholderia latens encodes:
- a CDS encoding M3 family metallopeptidase: MSASANTNPLLDFSGLPRFGEIRPEHVTPALDTLLEAANRAVERASASATPATWAAIVETVEQATEPLGRAWGVVGHLNAVADTPELRAAYGENLPRVTEFWSSVGQNLALYEKYKAIAASAEYATLSTERKKILDNALRDFRLSGAELPEEQKPRFAELQEQQAALSKAFSDHVLDATNAYAYFAQDEAELAGLPGDAIEAAREAAQKDGKEGWKFTLHFPSYFPVLQYAENRAMRETLYRAYATRASELGPQYGGGKAEWDNTAIVADELKLRREEAQMLGYRNFAEVSLAPKMAESPQQVIAFLEDLATRARPHAEKDWDELRAFAAKELGLTELAPWDVAFAAERLRQQRYAFSENEVKQYFPEPAVLKGLFTVTETLFGVRIKPDDAPVWHKDVRFFRVENRDGSLVAQFYLDLYAREGKRGGAWMDDARARAKRGGTVQTPVAYLTCNFSAPVGGKPACFTHDEVITLFHEFGHGLHHMLTRVDELGVSGINGVEWDAVELPSQFMENFCWEWDVLSSMSSHVDTGASLPRELFDKMIAAKNFQSGLGTLRQIVFSMFDMLLHVDFDPAGTTGVNAFAREINERYHVIPQAAFSRWPNTFSHIFAGGYAAGYYSYKWAEVLSADAYAAFEEAAAAGGSVLDAATGTRYRREILEVGGSRPAMDSFKAFRGREPEIDALLRHNGMASPAH, encoded by the coding sequence ATGTCCGCCAGCGCCAATACCAATCCGCTCCTCGATTTCTCCGGCCTGCCCCGCTTCGGCGAGATTCGCCCCGAACACGTGACGCCCGCCCTCGATACGCTGCTCGAAGCCGCCAACCGCGCGGTCGAGAGGGCAAGCGCGTCCGCGACGCCGGCGACGTGGGCCGCGATCGTCGAGACGGTCGAGCAGGCGACCGAGCCGCTCGGGCGTGCGTGGGGCGTCGTCGGCCATCTGAACGCGGTCGCCGATACGCCGGAGCTGCGCGCCGCGTACGGCGAGAACCTGCCGCGCGTGACCGAATTCTGGTCGAGCGTCGGCCAGAACCTCGCGCTCTACGAAAAGTACAAGGCGATCGCCGCGAGCGCCGAATACGCGACGTTGTCCACCGAACGCAAGAAGATCCTCGACAACGCGCTGCGCGATTTCCGGTTGTCCGGGGCCGAGCTGCCGGAAGAGCAGAAGCCGCGCTTCGCCGAACTGCAGGAGCAGCAGGCCGCGCTGTCGAAGGCATTTTCCGACCACGTGCTCGATGCAACGAACGCGTATGCGTATTTCGCGCAGGACGAAGCCGAACTCGCCGGCCTGCCCGGCGACGCGATCGAAGCGGCTCGCGAAGCCGCCCAGAAGGACGGCAAGGAAGGCTGGAAATTCACGCTGCACTTCCCGTCCTATTTCCCGGTGCTGCAGTACGCGGAGAACCGCGCGATGCGCGAGACGCTGTACCGCGCGTATGCGACGCGCGCATCGGAACTCGGGCCGCAATACGGTGGCGGCAAAGCGGAATGGGACAACACGGCGATCGTTGCAGACGAACTGAAGCTGCGTCGCGAAGAAGCGCAGATGCTCGGCTACCGAAACTTCGCCGAAGTGTCGCTCGCGCCGAAGATGGCCGAATCGCCTCAGCAGGTGATCGCGTTTCTCGAGGATCTCGCGACGCGCGCGCGCCCGCATGCGGAGAAGGACTGGGACGAGCTGCGCGCGTTCGCGGCAAAGGAACTCGGCCTGACCGAGCTCGCGCCCTGGGACGTCGCATTCGCGGCCGAACGCCTGCGCCAGCAACGCTACGCGTTCTCGGAAAACGAGGTCAAGCAGTACTTCCCGGAACCGGCCGTGCTGAAGGGCCTGTTCACCGTCACCGAAACGCTGTTCGGCGTGCGCATCAAGCCCGACGACGCGCCGGTGTGGCACAAGGACGTACGCTTTTTCCGCGTCGAGAATCGCGACGGCTCGCTCGTCGCGCAGTTCTATCTCGATCTGTATGCACGCGAAGGCAAGCGCGGCGGCGCGTGGATGGACGATGCGCGTGCGCGTGCGAAGCGCGGCGGCACCGTGCAAACGCCGGTCGCGTACCTCACGTGCAACTTCTCGGCGCCGGTCGGCGGCAAGCCCGCGTGCTTCACGCACGACGAAGTCATCACGCTGTTTCATGAATTCGGCCACGGTCTGCATCACATGCTCACGCGCGTCGACGAGCTCGGCGTGTCGGGCATCAACGGCGTCGAATGGGATGCGGTCGAGCTGCCGTCGCAGTTCATGGAAAACTTCTGCTGGGAATGGGACGTGCTGTCGTCGATGTCGTCTCACGTCGATACGGGCGCGTCGCTGCCGCGCGAGCTGTTCGACAAGATGATCGCCGCGAAGAATTTCCAGAGCGGCCTCGGCACGCTGCGCCAGATCGTGTTCTCGATGTTCGACATGCTGCTGCACGTCGACTTCGACCCGGCCGGCACGACCGGCGTGAACGCATTCGCGCGCGAGATCAACGAGCGCTACCACGTGATCCCGCAAGCCGCGTTCTCGCGCTGGCCGAACACGTTCAGCCACATCTTCGCGGGCGGCTATGCAGCCGGCTACTACAGCTACAAGTGGGCCGAGGTGCTGTCGGCCGACGCGTACGCGGCGTTCGAGGAAGCGGCCGCCGCCGGCGGCAGCGTGCTCGACGCGGCGACCGGCACGCGCTATCGCCGCGAGATCCTCGAAGTCGGAGGCAGCCGCCCGGCGATGGATTCGTTCAAGGCGTTCCGCGGCCGCGAGCCGGAAATCGACGCGCTGCTGCGCCACAACGGGATGGCCTCCCCCGCGCATTGA
- the dinB gene encoding DNA polymerase IV — MFLYSIGTVNPTIISPADPGAPQNGDVPPRVRKIIHCDCDCFYASVEMRDDPSLRNRPLAVGGRPDQRGVIATCNYEARRYGVHSAMSSALAMRKCPDLLILPSAMDKYRAASRQIMAIYRDYTHDVEPLSLDEAYLDVTGSQLCQGSATLIAREIRQRVYDTVGVTVSAGVAPNKFIAKIASDWNKPDGLFVVRPHEVDAFVAALPVRKLHGVGKVTATRLDRLGIQTCAQLRDWSLIDLHREFGAFGRRLYQLARGIDERPVQADQERKSVSVETTYVTDLTTLEQCADEIRRLVVQLDARIARAGATRSIRKLYVKIRFADFQRTTVECVADATNAQTAVTLLAKGLQRRAQAVRLLGVGVRIDEDTAERRGQFSLFDDEADRVGVSAHAGTSLNEPRNAGYAGDAGDKDDKDDKTPAQ; from the coding sequence GTGTTTTTGTACAGTATCGGCACCGTGAACCCGACCATCATTTCGCCAGCCGATCCGGGCGCGCCGCAAAACGGCGACGTGCCGCCGCGCGTGCGCAAGATCATCCACTGCGACTGCGACTGCTTTTATGCGTCGGTGGAGATGCGCGACGACCCGTCGCTGCGCAACCGGCCGCTGGCCGTCGGCGGCCGGCCCGACCAGCGCGGCGTGATCGCGACCTGCAACTACGAGGCGCGGCGCTACGGCGTGCATTCGGCAATGTCGTCGGCGCTGGCGATGCGCAAGTGTCCGGACCTGCTGATCCTGCCGTCCGCGATGGACAAGTACCGCGCGGCGTCGCGGCAGATCATGGCGATCTATCGCGATTACACGCACGACGTCGAGCCACTGTCGCTCGACGAGGCGTATCTCGACGTCACCGGTTCGCAACTCTGCCAGGGCAGCGCGACGTTGATTGCGCGCGAGATCCGCCAGCGCGTGTACGACACGGTCGGCGTGACGGTGTCGGCCGGCGTCGCGCCGAACAAGTTCATCGCGAAGATCGCGTCCGACTGGAACAAGCCCGATGGTCTGTTCGTCGTGCGCCCGCATGAGGTCGATGCGTTCGTCGCGGCGCTACCGGTGCGCAAACTGCACGGGGTCGGCAAGGTGACGGCCACGCGGCTCGACCGGCTTGGCATTCAGACCTGCGCGCAGCTGCGCGACTGGTCGCTGATCGATCTGCATCGCGAATTCGGCGCGTTCGGCCGCCGTCTGTACCAGCTCGCGCGCGGCATCGACGAGCGGCCGGTGCAGGCCGATCAGGAGCGCAAGTCGGTCAGTGTCGAGACGACCTACGTGACCGATCTGACGACGCTCGAACAATGCGCGGACGAAATCCGCCGCCTCGTCGTGCAGCTCGATGCGCGGATCGCGCGCGCGGGCGCGACACGCTCGATCCGCAAGCTCTACGTGAAGATCCGCTTCGCCGATTTTCAGCGCACGACCGTCGAATGCGTGGCCGACGCGACGAATGCGCAGACGGCCGTCACGCTGCTCGCGAAGGGGCTGCAGCGGCGCGCGCAGGCGGTGCGGCTGCTCGGTGTCGGCGTGCGCATCGACGAGGACACCGCCGAGCGCCGCGGGCAGTTCTCGCTGTTCGACGACGAAGCCGATCGCGTAGGCGTTTCAGCTCACGCGGGCACCAGCCTGAACGAGCCGCGCAACGCCGGTTACGCCGGCGACGCGGGCGACAAGGACGACAAGGACGACAAAACGCCGGCGCAATGA
- a CDS encoding aspartate/glutamate racemase family protein produces the protein MKTIGLIGGMSWESSAEYYRMVNRHSKALHGGHHNAKSVLVTVDFAEIEALQRAHDWAALGERMADAARRLEAAGADLIVLTTNTMHRVYGAIEAAVSLPFLHIADPTGAALRAAGVERVALLGTRYTMELPFYAERLRDRFGLDVLIPDESARGDVHRIIYDELCHGVIDAGSRAAYVTIIEELAQRGAQAVILGCTEITLLIGQNDSPLPVFDTTALHAQAAVEWAAR, from the coding sequence ATGAAGACGATCGGACTGATCGGCGGGATGAGCTGGGAATCGTCGGCCGAGTATTACCGGATGGTGAACCGCCATTCGAAGGCGCTGCACGGCGGCCATCACAACGCGAAGAGCGTGCTCGTCACTGTGGATTTCGCGGAGATCGAAGCGCTGCAGCGTGCACACGACTGGGCTGCGCTCGGCGAACGGATGGCGGATGCCGCACGCCGGCTCGAAGCGGCCGGCGCCGATCTCATCGTGCTGACGACCAATACGATGCACCGCGTGTACGGCGCGATCGAGGCGGCGGTATCGCTACCGTTCCTGCACATTGCCGACCCGACCGGCGCCGCGCTGCGCGCCGCCGGCGTCGAGCGCGTCGCGCTGCTCGGCACGCGCTATACGATGGAACTCCCGTTCTATGCGGAACGCTTGCGCGACAGGTTCGGCCTCGACGTGCTGATACCGGACGAATCCGCGCGCGGCGACGTGCACCGGATCATCTACGACGAGCTGTGTCATGGCGTGATCGATGCGGGATCGCGCGCGGCCTATGTGACGATCATCGAGGAACTGGCGCAACGCGGCGCGCAGGCGGTGATTCTCGGCTGCACGGAGATCACGCTGCTGATCGGACAGAACGACTCGCCGCTGCCGGTGTTCGACACGACAGCCCTGCATGCGCAGGCGGCGGTCGAGTGGGCGGCACGCTGA
- the xth gene encoding exodeoxyribonuclease III encodes MKIATWNVNSLNVRKQHVLDWLAQSGTDVLCLQELKLPDEKYPRADLEAIGYRSWFAGQKTYNGVAILARDTLTVDESDVVRNIPGFDDPQQRVVAVTVEGVRIVSAYFPNGQAPDSDKFVYKMQWLDALHAWLAAEMQRYPKLALLGDFNIAPEDRDVHDPAKWVGQNLVSPQERAHFAKLIELGFVDAFRRFEQPEKTFTWWDYRMFAFRRNAGLRIDHVLLSPALADTCTSCEVDRAPRTWDQPSDHTPVVAVVS; translated from the coding sequence ATGAAAATTGCCACCTGGAACGTCAACTCGCTCAACGTCCGCAAACAGCACGTGCTCGACTGGCTCGCGCAAAGCGGCACCGACGTGCTGTGCCTGCAGGAGCTGAAGCTGCCGGACGAGAAGTATCCGCGCGCCGATCTCGAGGCCATCGGCTACCGCAGCTGGTTCGCAGGCCAGAAGACCTACAACGGCGTCGCGATCCTCGCCCGCGACACGCTCACCGTCGACGAATCGGACGTCGTGCGCAACATCCCCGGCTTCGACGATCCGCAACAACGCGTGGTCGCCGTGACGGTCGAAGGCGTGCGCATCGTGTCCGCGTATTTTCCTAACGGCCAGGCGCCCGACTCCGACAAGTTCGTCTACAAGATGCAGTGGCTCGACGCGCTGCATGCATGGCTCGCCGCCGAAATGCAGCGCTATCCGAAGCTCGCGCTGCTCGGCGACTTCAACATCGCGCCGGAAGACCGCGACGTGCACGACCCGGCGAAATGGGTCGGCCAGAACCTCGTGTCGCCGCAGGAGCGCGCGCACTTCGCGAAGCTGATCGAGCTCGGCTTCGTCGATGCGTTCCGGCGCTTCGAGCAACCCGAGAAGACCTTCACGTGGTGGGACTACCGGATGTTCGCGTTCCGCCGCAATGCGGGGCTGCGCATCGACCACGTGCTGCTGTCGCCGGCGCTCGCCGATACCTGCACGTCGTGCGAAGTCGACCGCGCGCCGCGCACATGGGACCAGCCGTCCGACCACACGCCGGTCGTCGCGGTCGTCAGCTAA
- a CDS encoding prolyl oligopeptidase family serine peptidase — MSDFFRWPAGADPFRFLESLDSKRARAWVDEQNARTRAALRDDDAYRALSARLAHAYLPRERPVIPTRWRDWAYDLWQDDLHPKGLWRRARWDDWRAGRPDWETLLDVDALGAQEGESWVFEQDAILYPDGDRALLSLSPGGADAVVVREFDLVERWFVDDGFTIDEPGHHTIGWIDRDTVYVSWDRGEAHATAAGYPYDARRWVRGTPLADAPVVFRGEPDDISAGAWFDPIDGRHVAWRSVDFFDAHAYRLTEAGEWARYDVPTHVEVGFWEGWLVLEPRLDWDCGGTRHAGGSLLAIREQAFLAASRAFTTLFEPQPSTSACTWTHTRTTLIASWLDDVHNRTMLWQPRQDDGGAWTWDARPFEWAGDAQVDVEPVEPTLNDDVYVDVDTYLDPPECWLADLGDRAADARSRRVLLDRPPVRFAADGLVVRRANARSLDGTVVPYTLIGPRDALDGSGGSSRVARPCLLSGYGGFAIPNLPGYSDALGIGWLERGGVAAFAHIRGGGEFGPRWHVDAQREHRQRSFDDFIAVAEDLIRTGVTTAAQLGIEGGSNGGLLVAACMMQRPELFGAVLCRVPLLDMQRYPKLHAGAAWLDEYGDPDDAREGAALAAYSPYHRVREGIVYPPLLLTTSTRDDRVHPAHARKMAARMHALGHERVWYWENTDGGHGSADDLERAEADAAEFGFLWAHLGPAPARG, encoded by the coding sequence ATGTCCGATTTCTTTCGCTGGCCCGCCGGGGCCGATCCCTTCCGTTTCCTCGAATCGCTCGACAGCAAGCGCGCTCGCGCGTGGGTCGACGAGCAGAATGCGCGCACGCGTGCAGCACTGCGCGACGACGATGCGTATCGCGCGCTCAGCGCGCGGCTCGCGCACGCGTATTTGCCGCGCGAGCGCCCGGTGATCCCGACACGCTGGCGCGACTGGGCGTACGACCTGTGGCAGGACGATCTCCATCCGAAGGGCCTGTGGCGTCGCGCACGCTGGGACGACTGGCGCGCCGGGCGGCCCGACTGGGAAACGCTGCTCGACGTCGATGCGCTCGGTGCGCAGGAGGGCGAGTCCTGGGTCTTCGAGCAGGACGCGATCCTGTATCCGGACGGCGACCGCGCGCTGCTGTCCCTGTCGCCGGGCGGCGCAGACGCGGTCGTCGTCCGCGAGTTCGACCTGGTGGAGCGCTGGTTCGTCGACGACGGATTCACGATCGACGAGCCCGGGCATCACACGATCGGCTGGATCGATCGCGATACCGTCTACGTGAGCTGGGATCGCGGCGAAGCGCACGCGACCGCTGCCGGTTATCCGTACGACGCCCGCCGGTGGGTGCGCGGCACGCCGCTCGCCGACGCGCCGGTCGTGTTTCGCGGCGAACCCGACGACATCAGTGCGGGCGCGTGGTTCGACCCGATCGACGGCCGCCACGTCGCGTGGCGCAGCGTCGACTTCTTCGACGCGCATGCGTACCGGCTGACCGAAGCGGGCGAGTGGGCGCGCTACGACGTGCCGACGCACGTCGAAGTCGGCTTCTGGGAAGGCTGGCTCGTGCTCGAGCCGCGGCTCGACTGGGACTGCGGCGGCACGCGTCACGCGGGCGGCTCGCTGCTCGCGATTCGCGAGCAGGCGTTCCTCGCCGCGTCGCGCGCGTTCACGACGCTGTTCGAGCCGCAGCCGTCGACGTCCGCATGCACGTGGACACACACGCGTACGACGCTGATCGCGAGCTGGCTCGACGACGTGCACAACCGCACGATGCTGTGGCAGCCGCGCCAAGACGACGGCGGCGCGTGGACGTGGGACGCGCGGCCGTTCGAGTGGGCAGGCGATGCGCAGGTCGACGTCGAGCCGGTCGAGCCCACGCTGAACGACGACGTGTATGTGGACGTCGATACCTATCTCGATCCGCCCGAATGCTGGCTCGCCGATCTCGGCGATCGCGCGGCCGATGCGCGGTCGCGCCGCGTATTGCTCGACCGGCCGCCGGTGCGGTTCGCCGCGGACGGGCTCGTCGTGCGTCGTGCGAATGCGCGCTCGCTCGACGGCACGGTCGTGCCTTATACGCTGATCGGGCCGCGCGATGCGCTCGATGGGTCCGGCGGCTCGAGTCGCGTTGCGCGGCCGTGCCTGCTGTCGGGCTATGGCGGCTTCGCGATTCCGAACCTGCCGGGCTACAGCGATGCACTCGGCATCGGATGGCTCGAGCGCGGCGGCGTCGCGGCATTCGCGCACATCCGCGGCGGCGGCGAATTCGGGCCGCGGTGGCACGTCGACGCCCAGCGCGAGCATCGTCAGCGCTCGTTCGACGACTTCATCGCAGTGGCGGAGGACCTGATTCGCACCGGTGTGACGACGGCCGCGCAGCTCGGCATCGAAGGCGGCAGCAACGGCGGGTTGCTGGTCGCCGCGTGCATGATGCAGCGTCCGGAGCTCTTCGGCGCGGTGCTGTGCCGCGTGCCGCTGCTCGACATGCAGCGCTACCCGAAGCTCCATGCCGGTGCCGCGTGGCTCGACGAGTACGGCGATCCGGACGATGCGCGCGAGGGCGCGGCGCTTGCGGCCTATTCGCCCTATCACCGTGTGCGCGAAGGTATCGTGTATCCGCCGCTGCTGCTGACGACGTCGACGCGCGACGACCGCGTGCATCCGGCGCATGCGCGCAAGATGGCCGCGCGCATGCATGCGCTCGGCCACGAACGGGTGTGGTACTGGGAGAATACCGACGGCGGCCACGGCAGCGCCGACGATCTCGAACGCGCGGAAGCGGATGCGGCGGAGTTCGGCTTCCTGTGGGCGCATCTCGGCCCTGCGCCCGCGCGCGGGTGA
- the ntrC gene encoding nitrogen regulation protein NR(I) — protein sequence MKPIWIVDDDQSIRWVLEKALARDSFATKSFANVRDALAALDHETPQVLVSDIRMPGGSGLELLQAMHERLPGLPVIIMTAFSDLDSAVAAFQGGAFEYLAKPFDVDKAVELIRRAVEESLRGGAPQDERLAEAPEMLGQAPAMQDMFRAIGRLSHSAATVLITGESGTGKELVARALHRHSPRANGPFIALNTAAIPKDLLESELFGHERGAFTGAQTTRQGRFEQAENGTLFLDEIGDMPFDLQTRLLRVLSDGQFYRVGGHNPLRANVRVIAATHQNLEARVRQGLFREDLYHRLNVIRLRLPPLRERSEDIALLTRHFLQKSARDLGVEPKRVSDEALAYLTSLPFPGNVRQLENLANWLTVMAPAQTVEIKDLPPDLVPTGAPGAVPTDGADANGAVNGGGAGDAARAQPPAGAAPLTAAPVAAAPNGAPAGYPMWESGLRTEVARLLRENSADVMDELARRFEAAVIREALDFTRGRKVEAAERLGIGRNTITRKIQELHLEP from the coding sequence ATGAAGCCGATCTGGATAGTAGACGACGATCAATCGATCCGCTGGGTGCTCGAAAAGGCGCTCGCCCGGGACAGCTTCGCGACCAAGAGCTTCGCGAACGTGCGCGATGCGCTGGCCGCGCTCGATCACGAGACGCCGCAGGTGCTCGTGTCCGACATCCGGATGCCGGGCGGCTCCGGCCTCGAGCTGCTGCAGGCGATGCATGAGCGGCTGCCGGGGCTGCCCGTCATCATCATGACGGCGTTCTCCGATCTCGACAGCGCGGTCGCGGCGTTCCAGGGCGGCGCGTTCGAGTATCTCGCGAAGCCGTTCGACGTCGACAAGGCCGTCGAGCTGATCCGCCGAGCGGTCGAGGAAAGCCTGCGCGGCGGCGCGCCGCAGGACGAGCGCCTGGCCGAAGCGCCCGAGATGCTCGGCCAGGCGCCCGCGATGCAGGACATGTTCCGCGCGATCGGCCGGCTGTCGCATTCGGCCGCGACCGTGCTGATCACGGGCGAATCGGGCACCGGCAAGGAACTCGTCGCGCGCGCGCTGCATCGTCACAGCCCGCGTGCGAACGGCCCGTTCATCGCACTGAACACCGCGGCGATTCCGAAGGACCTGCTCGAATCCGAACTGTTCGGCCACGAGCGCGGCGCGTTCACCGGCGCGCAGACGACGCGCCAGGGCCGCTTCGAGCAGGCCGAGAACGGCACGCTGTTCCTCGATGAAATTGGCGATATGCCGTTCGATCTGCAAACGCGGTTGTTGCGCGTGCTGTCGGACGGGCAGTTCTATCGCGTCGGCGGCCACAATCCGCTGCGCGCGAACGTCCGCGTGATCGCCGCGACGCACCAGAATCTCGAGGCGCGCGTGCGGCAGGGGTTGTTCCGCGAGGACCTTTACCATCGGCTCAACGTGATCCGGCTGCGGCTGCCGCCGCTGCGCGAACGCAGCGAGGACATCGCGCTGCTCACGCGTCACTTCCTGCAGAAGAGTGCGCGCGATCTCGGCGTCGAGCCGAAGCGCGTGTCCGACGAGGCGCTCGCGTACCTGACGTCGCTGCCGTTTCCCGGCAACGTGCGGCAGCTCGAGAACCTCGCTAACTGGTTGACCGTGATGGCGCCCGCGCAGACCGTCGAAATCAAGGACCTGCCACCCGATCTCGTGCCGACAGGCGCACCGGGGGCGGTGCCGACCGATGGCGCGGATGCGAACGGCGCGGTAAACGGCGGCGGGGCCGGCGACGCTGCGCGCGCGCAGCCGCCGGCCGGCGCGGCCCCGCTGACGGCGGCGCCGGTCGCGGCCGCACCGAACGGTGCGCCCGCCGGCTATCCGATGTGGGAAAGCGGCTTGCGCACCGAAGTCGCGCGGCTGCTGCGCGAGAATTCGGCCGACGTGATGGACGAACTCGCGCGCCGCTTCGAGGCCGCGGTGATTCGCGAGGCGCTCGACTTCACGCGCGGCCGCAAGGTCGAGGCGGCGGAGCGGCTTGGCATCGGCCGCAACACGATCACGCGCAAGATCCAGGAACTGCACCTGGAGCCGTAA
- the glnL gene encoding nitrogen regulation protein NR(II) has protein sequence MALKNLIKAKTGHLERLTDDERLARSGLLAGLEALPTVVIVLDRKTLRIAFANPSAEAMLDISRRQLAQRPWGEIFPNANELASTITAIGEERFHATHLDTVLDRPGREALHVHAIVGFLETAPDFVLVELFENERQSRTDREERIHDLTAVNKQLIRNLAHEIKNPLGGIRGAAQLLEFELSELERGELREYTQVIIKESDRLQTLVDRLLEPHRHPHIVGDVNIHEVCERVRAVMLAEFPRGLTIERDYDVSVPDLRGDKEQLIQALLNIVRNAAQALRERIAQGDAKIELRTRVARKVTIAKRLYKLALDLHVVDNGPGIPDEIRDRIFYPLVSGRDDGSGLGLTLAQTFVQQHDGMIEVESRPGRTEFQILLPLDH, from the coding sequence ATGGCTCTGAAGAATCTGATCAAGGCGAAGACGGGGCACCTCGAGCGACTGACGGACGACGAGCGGCTCGCACGCTCGGGCCTGCTTGCAGGGCTGGAAGCGCTGCCGACGGTCGTGATCGTGCTCGACCGCAAGACGCTCAGGATCGCATTCGCGAATCCGTCCGCGGAGGCGATGCTCGACATCTCGCGCCGGCAGCTCGCGCAGCGGCCGTGGGGCGAGATTTTCCCGAACGCGAACGAACTCGCGTCGACGATCACCGCGATCGGCGAGGAGCGCTTTCACGCGACGCATCTCGACACCGTGCTCGACCGGCCGGGCCGAGAGGCGCTGCACGTGCATGCGATCGTGGGTTTCCTCGAGACGGCGCCCGATTTCGTGCTCGTCGAACTGTTCGAGAACGAGCGGCAGTCGCGCACGGATCGCGAGGAGCGTATCCACGACCTGACCGCGGTCAACAAGCAACTGATCCGCAACCTCGCGCACGAGATCAAGAATCCGCTCGGCGGCATTCGCGGCGCAGCCCAGCTGCTCGAATTCGAACTGAGCGAGCTCGAGCGCGGCGAGTTGCGTGAATACACGCAGGTGATCATCAAGGAGTCCGATCGCCTGCAGACGCTCGTCGATCGCCTGCTGGAGCCGCATCGGCATCCGCACATCGTCGGCGACGTGAACATTCATGAAGTGTGCGAGCGCGTGCGCGCGGTGATGCTCGCGGAATTTCCGCGCGGCCTCACGATCGAGCGCGACTACGACGTGAGCGTGCCGGACCTGCGCGGCGACAAGGAGCAGTTGATCCAGGCGCTGCTGAACATCGTGCGCAATGCCGCGCAGGCACTGCGCGAACGGATCGCCCAAGGCGATGCGAAGATCGAGCTGCGCACGCGCGTTGCGCGCAAGGTGACGATCGCGAAGCGCCTGTACAAGCTGGCACTCGACTTGCACGTGGTCGACAACGGGCCCGGCATTCCGGACGAGATTCGCGACCGAATCTTTTATCCGCTCGTGTCCGGGCGCGACGACGGCAGCGGCCTTGGCCTCACGCTCGCGCAGACGTTCGTGCAGCAGCACGACGGGATGATCGAGGTCGAGAGCCGGCCTGGACGTACCGAATTTCAGATCCTGCTGCCGCTCGACCATTGA